The genomic stretch GGGGCGAGTCCTTCTTCGCATCTTCCAATCCCTCCCGCAAACCCTACGATTTCGATCTGCCTTCCTTTGCCGCCGCCGCCTCCCGGGACGGTAGCCCCGATCTCTTCTCCCGCCACCGCATGACTCCGACGCCTTCCTCCAAGATGCATACGGCCGCCGCAGCTACAATAGCCGATCTCAAGGCGTCAGTGGCCTCCGGCATCGAATCCCTCAAGCGGCACCTCGACGTTAGCCACTCCCAGATCGTCAACGAGTTCGACGCCTCCAGCACCCGCCTCTCCAAGCGCTTCAAGGTATCTTCCAACACCTATTGGCATCGAATCCCCCAGATCCCATCTGTTTTCCTGCTTCTCTTCTCCAGAGAGTTCCGTATGTTTCGATGAGTCCGGAGGCTCGGAAGATGTCTATTTGTTGTTTATGAATCAAATCGATTGAATCTAATCTACATCCTGTGTGAATTTTCTAAATTGTGGGTCATCATAATCATATCAAACGAGCATTTCCTGTACTGCTCTCATCCTCTGCAGATTCAGACAAAAGCCTGCGTTCAGCTAACAGAGGAGGCAGAAAAGGACTACAAGAAGGTCGCTGATAGGATGAGCGAACATGCAGAAATAATCAAGGTATCACATGATGCTTCTCGTGATCTTACTCAGTCTTTCACTTCTAAATAGGAAATTTCCGATCTGGTTTAACTTTCTCAGGGCGCGTATTCAGAACTCATAAGCCAAGCACATCCTACATCTTCTCGTGGTACTTCAAATCTGCTAATACTTAAATTTGTAGCATAAGAACCCAAACGTTATACATGCATTTGTGGGATAACTTTCATACATAGATTCTTTTTTTTGATGTTCTAAAGCTTCATTGTCGCTTGCTGCAAGTTTGTAAGGTTTCCATTCCTGAACTCATGCAATCGATGGAGAAAGCCATTGATGTACTGCGTTGCCGCTACAAGGTTCCGACAACTCCAGTATAATTAAATGCCGATTTGTAAAGTCTTGCACCTCACTTTGTTAATTCACATTTTTTTGTTGTGGGTTTTCTGATGCTCGGATATGCATGTTTCTAAATAACAAAATCTCTTTGTTCCAGGATCTGAAGCCAACAGTTGGGAGTATGTAAATAAAACGGTTGTAAAGAAACCACGAAACTGATGAGAGAGACATGAACGCGTAAACCATGAAGCCTTTGTTTCTTTTGGTCGTATTACGTTCTATGGATAAGTTTTTAATCTTGCTTGATTCATGGATTGGAACAGTGTTGTCCTTTCTTTGTCATAATTTGAATACTGTGTCACATAACAATAATACAGTTGCCATTATATTTCCACAAATCAAAATTCTCATATAACCTGTCCAAAATACAGAAAATACAATAACCAATTTTTTTTTAGCTGTTGTTGCTAGTTgtgttggcaaaaaaaaaaaaaaaagcgagAAGACCTCGAATGCTTAGGCCATTTAGAACAACTCTCTCAGCTTTGCGTTAGAGAGTATAGATCTATTGATGGTAAGTTACAGGGTAACCCAACTGTCCAGGAATGATGTGAATTCTTCATTAAACCGAAATGCAAATGAATTCAATTTAGGGATTTACCAACACTACAGAACTTCCTTTCTCATTGCTGAGTCTGCTTTGCATACGACAGTTTCTTTTGGCATATCAACAATTTCTCTTTCTCTAGGTTGTATTCTGTGCTGTGTTTCTTACAGTCCCATCTCATTCCTTTGGAAATGGTAGCTATGGAATCTAGAAAATAAGTTGATTCACGTATTATCGTATATCCAACAGGACGCAGGATACGGTCCATCTCAAGCAGCACATATTTCATCTCACATCTGTagaaaaggttaacaaaaatcagGACAAATAGTTTGGGTTCAGCGATGAGCAGACTAGTGTTTAGAATGTTAACATaagataaacaaaaataaatgttAGTAAATCCTTAACCAAATCAAGTAAATACCAGTAAATCAATTAAAAATATCACACCATACTTAAAGAAAAATAGCACTTAAAAATGAATCAACACTTTTACCTGTGGCTTTCAGCAGTAAATAGACCATCAAGATGCAAGaggtcatatgttcgtggatagGTTGAGAATGGCTCACACCTGCAAGTAAATATCCAAAAGAACATTATAATTGCGTGGTTCATTTAATGTACATGATGATGCATTGACACTTTTTTAAACCAAAATTAGATTGATAATAAAAACATACGTACAACATCAGGCAATGTAACTTAACAAACAGCCAGTTCTCAGGAGTGAATTCAGCCAGTTCTCATAGAAACTGCCTAATATAGGCCCATAGTTGTCAAATCATAATGGAACTAATTAAATTTGATGACCAAACTTCAAGTGGTAAATTTTCTATCgtggtggcaaaagacgaatatgctcgcccccagcgcctcgCCAATCTGTCCCAGGGCCAATACGACACTACAAATATCATAGTGGTAAAACTACCAGCGCCATGTAAATGCTctattgataagaataaaatacttTCACTTGCAATTCACAACTAGTCTATGTAAGTCCAACAAGCATTATATATACAGATGTCAAGGTAAGTGATAAATCATAAACAATAATTACTTACCAATCATGATAGACACCAATTAGTCCCCTGTCATAGACCACACCGAGAGAGTTTGGGCCATAAGAAGAGACGATGTTCATAACCCACAGGGGTGAAGTAATAAGTGCTGCTGCAAACCCCCCATAGACCGTGTTCATATCCATAACATTGCGAATTTTGTCACTTCCAAGAGCAGGGAGCAATGTCTTATAGTGCTTTACCCTGATTTTCCATTGAGTGTCATCATGCTTGAACCCTCCAGAACCCCCACTGGGGACCATAGAAGTTCGCTCTGGAGCTACATTCAAGCGACTTGGCCATTTTGGTGTAGTTGTCAGCCCCAATTTCTTGTAATTTTGGCTTGGAATTGTCAAACATGCACGGAGTGGAGTGTACCATGCTGAATCTGGATCCACATTGTCATCACATTTTGGTGGATAAGAAGATACCGTGAGCTTATCATAACAACTGTTATCAGTAGACTTCTGCCAGACAGCAATATCATCCTTCTTATTGTATAGTTTGAAACACATGCTTGTTAGCAATTTCTTCAATTTGTCAAACTCTTCTTTTTGTTCTTCTATTGTAGTGTTCCATCCTCGCCACCTGTTTTCATAGTTTATGGGTGGTCCAGAGAGCACCCAGAAGCCACCAGGTCGGAGAATTCGGTGTATTTCTAGAAGGTATATGCCATCTGAATACACAAAACAGGTAAGAGCTAAACTCTAAAATGCTTACATTAGAACAGATGATCGGATAACAGAGTACTAAAAGAAAATTCTGGAACCTTAACTTCTCAACTACTGGCAAAGCAAAAGAATCATATTATGATTAGCAGGTTAATATAATAAACATGCTTTAATGATCATTAGACATGCAACTGTAGGTGGATCCACAAAGTAAAGTAGAAATTACTGCAGAAAATTGAAGTTAAGCCAGAATATCAGTGATGATTTTTAGTTTGGCAGAATGAGATTGTTTTGTTTAGCAGATGTTCAAGAAAGAGTTGAAAGTGAAATGATTAGAAAACAGGTGAGCCATGAAATAAGACCAGAATCATTCTGATTTCAGTGGCAAGAAAAATACCGAATTCTGTCCATGGAATCAGACATCTAGAGCAGTGGGCCATGTCAAATGAATTAGATGGAAAAGGAAGACGCTGAGTAGAAATGATTCCTAAAATCGCTGGAATTCCCCGTTCGAGTGCAAACTGCACTTGAGCTTCATGGTTATCTCTAGGTGCAAGAGAAACAGTTAGAAGACCACGGTCCAACAAATCACCTCCCCAGCTTGCAACCTgtcagagaaaaaaaaaatcaagactgTAAGGGAAAAAGAACTAttgattaatttctttatttttctgaATAAAAGATTAACTTATTCTTTGGTACAAAAGGAATAAAGTACAATTTATGAGGAATTCTTCTGTTGTGGTAGTGTAGTAAATAGGCACATAAAAAATTCTCTGTAGAAATAATAGACATTTCTGTAAATGATCAAACACTAGCTAACACCTTCACAATGGAAAAGcttaatggatttttttttttgtttgatatCTAACGTActatatttttcaagtgttaataAATTTTTGGTGAAAGATAATTCTATATATCTACTAGGCCATAGCAAACTGAGGGTAAAATTACACAGAGACACTTCAAAATCCACCTAGAATTTCTTGGATGTCATATATTGCTAAAAGAATGCATTTCAATAAGTTGACACTCACCCCACAACCAGTATCAATTGCTGTTCGAACAGTTCCATCCTTCATTCCAGGAATTAGGTTCTGCATCAGGTCAACGTATGCACTAACCCCATTGGGAAACATGGTACCTCCACCTGGAAAGAAGAACTTATCGCCTTCTTTTCTAAGCCAATGCTGATTAGCCTTCTGATTGTTAATCCAGTCATAGGGAACATTTCTAAACAACACAAGAATAAGAACATTGTAAAAGGGAACACGAACATTTCCATTCATCTGTGCAGAAACTGACAGATTATTGTCGAATGGAATGAACAATATGAACACATATTAACCAATTATAATAATATTACCTATACCAGCATTGGTCCTTGCTCTTTGGCCATCTGATAGGTGGTTTGTATCCACTGGGAGGAGGAACTAAGCACTCTTTCCTCTCAGTCATTGGTGGGCAATGACGTTCCATAAAGCTAAGCCTATAGTTTCCATACTTTCTCCATCTCTACAACCACAAAAATGATGCTATTTAATACTTATGAAATCAGGTGAGTTGATGGTAATCAACGACCTAAGAAAATGAGAAAACCAGATGGTCCAAATCATCTCAAAATGTCATTTTTCCAGATGAGTGGTGCAGATCAACAAATCAAGATTCATCTAAGAAATATATAACTTACATTAAGAGTATATTAAGAGaatatttagaaacataagctcAATGCTTCTTTCCTATGCCAATATTTAGAAATTAACCAAAAGTTTGGTttcaaaaaatacaaaaaaaaaaaaaaaaaaaaagttataagcATGTAATATACATAGCAGGGATTCAACAAGGATAAGCTCTAGAGGAAGAGTTGAAACCTCCACAGATCAAAGACAAGcaagtgaaaaaaaaatatttctgccAGATTGAGTAGGGAATGCAGAAATCACTGAGGCCAAGTGAGATGAAGACCTAAAATAGGCTGACAAACAAGTGCATGGACATACTTAGAAGCAAAGTAGTTATGGTCCCTCTGATAAGGATTAAAAATCACAGTCAGAAATATCAGAAATCACACAGGTTGAACCGACACACCTACAAGAGTCATCTAccactttttgaaaaatattttttttaaaaaaaattatatacagAAAGGTTTAATTGTCCAATAATCCAATAACACTGTTGACATAGAGGAAGATACCAATTTGGAATAGAAAATGGCCAAATGTAGTTGGTTCTTCTCTCTAATTGAGCTTGAAGTATGTACCACTAGTGCAAATCCTGCTAAATTAAATGAAAGGTGATGATGGAGATAAAACAGGGAAGTATGCCGCTAGAAATTTGCTATTTTAAAAGGAAATCCCATGGCAGATCTAAGAAAAGATTCGAGCCACATATCTTAGATAGAATTGATCTGATTTTATCTTTTTATTCCAATTAAGGATCTAAAATATCTATATATGTGTACTATCCTTGACCCTTGCCTGCATCTTTTTTTAATAGAGTAACAGGAAGAAGAAACCACGTTACCTTAGGGTCAGTGCACGGGGTATAATCTTGGTAATCAATGCTACACTCAGGAAACTCAATAGACTTCACTTGAAGAGGAGCTAATCCAGTTTCTTTCCTGGATTGTGCTGATGGTCTTGCATCCGTCTTCACAATTATGTTCTTTTCCGACCGATAGATGCCTCCAAGATAGAAGGAAAATCCACATAGAATTAAAACCAGTATGGTCGTAGGGAGAAGCCTATATCTTTTATCCCCTGGCTTTGaatctttcttcttcattttgaTTCAGAAATGAAAGGGCTACAGCAAAACGAGGCAAACAAAACTAATTTAGTCAGACAACAACACCAAAATCATAACATACTCGATGCATAACACAGTAAGCTTGTAGTGAAAcaattttatcattaaaaaaataaatcctaTTGGATATGTTTCAGATCCTGCA from Zingiber officinale cultivar Zhangliang chromosome 5B, Zo_v1.1, whole genome shotgun sequence encodes the following:
- the LOC121984941 gene encoding uncharacterized protein LOC121984941 isoform X2, with protein sequence MELEFPLISTSPSMKKRAAASTSKSRSRSTAAKEKTEGGESFFASSNPSRKPYDFDLPSFAAAASRDGSPDLFSRHRMTPTPSSKMHTAAAATIADLKASVASGIESLKRHLDVSHSQIVNEFDASSTRLSKRFKIQTKACVQLTEEAEKDYKKVADRMSEHAEIIKGAYSELISQAHPTSSRASLSLAASL
- the LOC121984941 gene encoding uncharacterized protein LOC121984941 isoform X1, producing MELEFPLISTSPSMKKRAAASTSKSRSRSTAAKEKTEGGESFFASSNPSRKPYDFDLPSFAAAASRDGSPDLFSRHRMTPTPSSKMHTAAAATIADLKASVASGIESLKRHLDVSHSQIVNEFDASSTRLSKRFKIQTKACVQLTEEAEKDYKKVADRMSEHAEIIKGAYSELISQAHPTSSRVCKVSIPELMQSMEKAIDVLRCRYKVPTTPV
- the LOC121984939 gene encoding probable methyltransferase PMT21 isoform X2 gives rise to the protein MERHCPPMTERKECLVPPPSGYKPPIRWPKSKDQCWYRNVPYDWINNQKANQHWLRKEGDKFFFPGGGTMFPNGVSAYVDLMQNLIPGMKDGTVRTAIDTGCGVASWGGDLLDRGLLTVSLAPRDNHEAQVQFALERGIPAILGIISTQRLPFPSNSFDMAHCSRCLIPWTEFDGIYLLEIHRILRPGGFWVLSGPPINYENRWRGWNTTIEEQKEEFDKLKKLLTSMCFKLYNKKDDIAVWQKSTDNSCYDKLTVSSYPPKCDDNVDPDSAWYTPLRACLTIPSQNYKKLGLTTTPKWPSRLNVAPERTSMVPSGGSGGFKHDDTQWKIRVKHYKTLLPALGSDKIRNVMDMNTVYGGFAAALITSPLWVMNIVSSYGPNSLGVVYDRGLIGVYHDWCEPFSTYPRTYDLLHLDGLFTAESHRCEMKYVLLEMDRILRPVGYTIIRESTYFLDSIATISKGMRWDCKKHSTEYNLEKEKLLICQKKLSYAKQTQQ
- the LOC121984939 gene encoding probable methyltransferase PMT21 isoform X1, whose amino-acid sequence is MKKKDSKPGDKRYRLLPTTILVLILCGFSFYLGGIYRSEKNIIVKTDARPSAQSRKETGLAPLQVKSIEFPECSIDYQDYTPCTDPKRWRKYGNYRLSFMERHCPPMTERKECLVPPPSGYKPPIRWPKSKDQCWYRNVPYDWINNQKANQHWLRKEGDKFFFPGGGTMFPNGVSAYVDLMQNLIPGMKDGTVRTAIDTGCGVASWGGDLLDRGLLTVSLAPRDNHEAQVQFALERGIPAILGIISTQRLPFPSNSFDMAHCSRCLIPWTEFDGIYLLEIHRILRPGGFWVLSGPPINYENRWRGWNTTIEEQKEEFDKLKKLLTSMCFKLYNKKDDIAVWQKSTDNSCYDKLTVSSYPPKCDDNVDPDSAWYTPLRACLTIPSQNYKKLGLTTTPKWPSRLNVAPERTSMVPSGGSGGFKHDDTQWKIRVKHYKTLLPALGSDKIRNVMDMNTVYGGFAAALITSPLWVMNIVSSYGPNSLGVVYDRGLIGVYHDWCEPFSTYPRTYDLLHLDGLFTAESHRCEMKYVLLEMDRILRPVGYTIIRESTYFLDSIATISKGMRWDCKKHSTEYNLEKEKLLICQKKLSYAKQTQQ